The Sinomonas sp. P10A9 genome includes a window with the following:
- a CDS encoding FadR/GntR family transcriptional regulator, whose amino-acid sequence MTRDLSSLVESLIGEATAEVGTGRLRLPPERELGAALEVSRGALREQLLTLELLGFLNRTQGRGTYLESPDSGFLSMHLRLALQLGHFTAEQFEQAREMLELAIIEQAAITATRAQVSALRRHVDRMVSATSDGDAEEAIAADFDFHRTLFELVDNPVFNIVHDALRDVLRDVVADRRAKALASVETTEDFVTDKVHYEIVDALAANDVDAARAAMKRHFDVWRTMTAGPDIR is encoded by the coding sequence GTGACTAGAGATCTCAGCTCGCTTGTGGAATCGCTTATCGGTGAGGCCACAGCGGAGGTAGGAACCGGCCGACTCCGGCTGCCACCGGAGCGCGAGCTGGGAGCGGCACTCGAGGTCAGCCGCGGAGCCCTCAGGGAGCAACTTCTCACCTTGGAACTGCTGGGATTCCTGAACCGCACCCAAGGTCGGGGAACCTATCTGGAATCACCTGACTCGGGATTCCTCAGCATGCATCTGCGCCTTGCTCTGCAGCTCGGCCACTTCACGGCGGAGCAGTTTGAACAGGCCCGCGAGATGCTCGAGCTGGCAATCATCGAGCAGGCAGCCATCACGGCGACACGGGCTCAGGTGTCCGCCCTCCGGAGGCACGTTGATCGGATGGTCAGCGCAACATCGGACGGGGACGCTGAGGAAGCGATTGCTGCTGATTTCGACTTCCACCGGACACTGTTCGAACTCGTAGACAATCCAGTCTTCAACATCGTCCACGACGCGCTGCGGGACGTCCTCCGCGACGTGGTCGCGGATCGCCGTGCAAAAGCGCTGGCGTCGGTCGAGACGACCGAGGATTTCGTCACCGACAAGGTCCATTACGAGATTGTCGACGCCCTCGCCGCCAACGATGTCGATGCGGCCCGCGCGGCTATGAAGCGCCATTTCGACGTGTGGCGCACCATGACTGCCGGACCTGACATCCGCTAG